A genomic region of Eucalyptus grandis isolate ANBG69807.140 chromosome 5, ASM1654582v1, whole genome shotgun sequence contains the following coding sequences:
- the LOC104445339 gene encoding F-box/LRR-repeat protein At5g02910 isoform X2, whose product MVNANWRPTRPGGGGGGGTEAALDEGCWRAQLPPRSRERIVDKIPIFKGRYLKILSMETERQGTIPNALPFNSAGSSSEDSVKRARLPSSNQDETQNAVDYISQLPDAIIFHIFSFLTTKDTIKTSVLSKQWRSTWTSNQYMSFSLPPGGSQKSKGFIAFVDSVLSRYTAKKLKRFLFDAPCPASMRFSLGWWPQLAVERDVEEVSASLDRWLQFAVEHDVEEVSVTLNNHRHKIYALPQILFSCKTLVSLRISRCCFSVFGTVNWCSLKILRIELAELNDDGMMRVLSGSPVLELLELKRCVGVKHIIVESKSFRELVIDSHEFYGQASMLKISAPHLLKLCLLGKSRGGEFRLDEVSSLIEAELNFEMLDEVKARADLLKGLLERLHNVTKLVMGSWCLQALSLMEARDMFLPSLKCRHLILLGAAGHEGVPEAIAKILESTRLLEKLFLQMTCTPDSEIGLKAERAGCRVFAGEEFWNFVKWRIYHCLMHLRHVEIVDGGASLLAWEPVLSLLKFLLQNALWLDKIVIDSTNSKSSQASEPSPLLEVARILLSHPKCSPSAKVILRYPFQGCPSV is encoded by the exons ATGGTCAACGCTAACTGGAGGCCCACGCGGCCGGGTGGCGGAGGAGGCGGGGGCACCGAAGCTGCACTTGATGAAGGCTGTTGGAGGGCTCAGTTGCCGCCCCGATCACGGGAAAGGATTGTCGACAAGAT TCCTATTTTTAAAGGAAGATATCTGAAGATATTGTCAATGGAGACAGAGCGTCAGGGTACCATACCTAATGCTTTGCCATTTAACTCTGCTGGGAGTAGCAGTGAGGACTCGG TCAAACGTGCACGATTACCTTCTTCTAATCAAGATGAAACCCAGAACGCGGTGGATTACATCAGCCAATTGCCTGATGCCATAATCTTTcatatcttctccttcttgaccACAAAAGACACCATCAAAACCAGTGTCTTGTCCAAGCAATGGCGTTCCACTTGGACCTCTAATCAGTATATGAGTTTCTCTTTGCCCCCTGGTGGTAGTCAGAAATCCAAGGGCTTCATTGCTTTTGTCGACTCAGTGCTGTCACGCTACACCGCAAAAAAGTTGAAAAGATTCCTCTTTGATGCTCCTTGTCCCGCCTCAATGCGGTTTAGTCTTGGTTGGTGGCCCCAGTTGGCAGTTGAGCGTGATGTTGAAGAGGTATCGGCAAGTCTTGATAGGTGGCTCCAGTTTGCAGTTGAGCATGATGTCGAAGAGGTATCGGTAACCCTAAATAATCACCGCCACAAAATTTATGCATTGCCTCAAATCTTGTTTTCCTGCAAAACACTGGTGAGTTTGCGCATATCCCGATGCTGTTTTTCGGTGTTTGGCACTGTGAATTGGTGTTCATTGAAGATATTGCGCATTGAACTTGCGGAGTTGAACGATGATGGGATGATGAGAGTTTTGAGTGGCAGCCCTGTTCTAGAGCTCCTTGAGTTGAAACGTTGCGTGGGCGTCAAGCACATCATTGTTGAATCAAAAAGTTTTAGAGAGTTGGTGATTGATTCTCATGAGTTTTATGGTCAAGCTTCCATGTTGAAAATTTCAGCTCCTCATCTTCTCAAATTGTGCCTATTGGGCAAGTCTCGAGGGGGAGAGTTTAGACTAGATGAAGTATCTTCCTTGATTGAGGCCGAgttaaattttgaaatgctcGATGAGGTTAAGGCTCGTGCCGATCTTCTCAAGGGGCTTCTCGAGAGGCTGCATAATGTCACGAAATTAGTGATGGGGAGCTGGTGCCTTCAG GCGCTGTCGCTAATGGAGGCGAGAGATATGTTTCTTCCATCCTTAAAATGTCGGCATCTGATATTACTCGGCGCAGCAGGCCATGAGGGAGTTCCTGAGGCTATAGCGAAAATACTCGAAAGTACGCGGCTCTTGGAGAAGTTATTCTTACAAATGACTTGCACACCCGATTCTGAG ATTGGGTTGAAGGCGGAGAGGGCAGGCTGTCGCGTCTTTGCtggagaagaattttggaattttgtaAAGTGGAGGATCTATCATTGTTTGATGCATCTCAGGCATGTTGAGATTGTTGATGGCGGTGCCAGTCTGCTGGCATGGGAACCTGTTCTTTCCCTGCTCAAGTTTCTCCTCCAGAATGCACTTTGGCTGGACAAAATAGTGATCGACAGTACCAATTCCAAATCATCCCAAGCATCTGAACCGTCACCGCTGCTTGAAGTGGCCCGGATTCTTCTGTCGCACCCAAAGTGTTCTCCAAGCGCCAAGGTCATTCTTAGATATCCTTTCCAAGGATGTCCGTCTGTGTAA
- the LOC104445339 gene encoding uncharacterized protein LOC104445339 isoform X5, with protein sequence MVNANWRPTRPGGGGGGGTEAALDEGCWRAQLPPRSRERIVDKIPIFKGRYLKILSMETERQGTIPNALPFNSAGSSSEDSAVKRARLPSSNQDETQNAVDYISQLPDAIIFHIFSFLTTKDTIKTSVLSKQWRSTWTSNQYMSFSLPPGGSQKSKGFIAFVDSVLSRYTAKKLKRFLFDAPCPASMRFSLGWWPQLAVERDVEEVSASLDRWLQFAVEHDVEEVSVTLNNHRHKIYALPQILFSCKTLALSLMEARDMFLPSLKCRHLILLGAAGHEGVPEAIAKILESTRLLEKLFLQMTCTPDSEIGLKAERAGCRVFAGEEFWNFVKWRIYHCLMHLRHVEIVDGGASLLAWEPVLSLLKFLLQNALWLDKIVIDSTNSKSSQASEPSPLLEVARILLSHPKCSPSAKVILRYPFQGCPSV encoded by the exons ATGGTCAACGCTAACTGGAGGCCCACGCGGCCGGGTGGCGGAGGAGGCGGGGGCACCGAAGCTGCACTTGATGAAGGCTGTTGGAGGGCTCAGTTGCCGCCCCGATCACGGGAAAGGATTGTCGACAAGAT TCCTATTTTTAAAGGAAGATATCTGAAGATATTGTCAATGGAGACAGAGCGTCAGGGTACCATACCTAATGCTTTGCCATTTAACTCTGCTGGGAGTAGCAGTGAGGACTCGG CAGTCAAACGTGCACGATTACCTTCTTCTAATCAAGATGAAACCCAGAACGCGGTGGATTACATCAGCCAATTGCCTGATGCCATAATCTTTcatatcttctccttcttgaccACAAAAGACACCATCAAAACCAGTGTCTTGTCCAAGCAATGGCGTTCCACTTGGACCTCTAATCAGTATATGAGTTTCTCTTTGCCCCCTGGTGGTAGTCAGAAATCCAAGGGCTTCATTGCTTTTGTCGACTCAGTGCTGTCACGCTACACCGCAAAAAAGTTGAAAAGATTCCTCTTTGATGCTCCTTGTCCCGCCTCAATGCGGTTTAGTCTTGGTTGGTGGCCCCAGTTGGCAGTTGAGCGTGATGTTGAAGAGGTATCGGCAAGTCTTGATAGGTGGCTCCAGTTTGCAGTTGAGCATGATGTCGAAGAGGTATCGGTAACCCTAAATAATCACCGCCACAAAATTTATGCATTGCCTCAAATCTTGTTTTCCTGCAAAACACTG GCGCTGTCGCTAATGGAGGCGAGAGATATGTTTCTTCCATCCTTAAAATGTCGGCATCTGATATTACTCGGCGCAGCAGGCCATGAGGGAGTTCCTGAGGCTATAGCGAAAATACTCGAAAGTACGCGGCTCTTGGAGAAGTTATTCTTACAAATGACTTGCACACCCGATTCTGAG ATTGGGTTGAAGGCGGAGAGGGCAGGCTGTCGCGTCTTTGCtggagaagaattttggaattttgtaAAGTGGAGGATCTATCATTGTTTGATGCATCTCAGGCATGTTGAGATTGTTGATGGCGGTGCCAGTCTGCTGGCATGGGAACCTGTTCTTTCCCTGCTCAAGTTTCTCCTCCAGAATGCACTTTGGCTGGACAAAATAGTGATCGACAGTACCAATTCCAAATCATCCCAAGCATCTGAACCGTCACCGCTGCTTGAAGTGGCCCGGATTCTTCTGTCGCACCCAAAGTGTTCTCCAAGCGCCAAGGTCATTCTTAGATATCCTTTCCAAGGATGTCCGTCTGTGTAA
- the LOC104445339 gene encoding putative F-box/LRR-repeat protein At3g18150 isoform X3: METERQGTIPNALPFNSAGSSSEDSAVKRARLPSSNQDETQNAVDYISQLPDAIIFHIFSFLTTKDTIKTSVLSKQWRSTWTSNQYMSFSLPPGGSQKSKGFIAFVDSVLSRYTAKKLKRFLFDAPCPASMRFSLGWWPQLAVERDVEEVSASLDRWLQFAVEHDVEEVSVTLNNHRHKIYALPQILFSCKTLVSLRISRCCFSVFGTVNWCSLKILRIELAELNDDGMMRVLSGSPVLELLELKRCVGVKHIIVESKSFRELVIDSHEFYGQASMLKISAPHLLKLCLLGKSRGGEFRLDEVSSLIEAELNFEMLDEVKARADLLKGLLERLHNVTKLVMGSWCLQALSLMEARDMFLPSLKCRHLILLGAAGHEGVPEAIAKILESTRLLEKLFLQMTCTPDSEIGLKAERAGCRVFAGEEFWNFVKWRIYHCLMHLRHVEIVDGGASLLAWEPVLSLLKFLLQNALWLDKIVIDSTNSKSSQASEPSPLLEVARILLSHPKCSPSAKVILRYPFQGCPSV; the protein is encoded by the exons ATGGAGACAGAGCGTCAGGGTACCATACCTAATGCTTTGCCATTTAACTCTGCTGGGAGTAGCAGTGAGGACTCGG CAGTCAAACGTGCACGATTACCTTCTTCTAATCAAGATGAAACCCAGAACGCGGTGGATTACATCAGCCAATTGCCTGATGCCATAATCTTTcatatcttctccttcttgaccACAAAAGACACCATCAAAACCAGTGTCTTGTCCAAGCAATGGCGTTCCACTTGGACCTCTAATCAGTATATGAGTTTCTCTTTGCCCCCTGGTGGTAGTCAGAAATCCAAGGGCTTCATTGCTTTTGTCGACTCAGTGCTGTCACGCTACACCGCAAAAAAGTTGAAAAGATTCCTCTTTGATGCTCCTTGTCCCGCCTCAATGCGGTTTAGTCTTGGTTGGTGGCCCCAGTTGGCAGTTGAGCGTGATGTTGAAGAGGTATCGGCAAGTCTTGATAGGTGGCTCCAGTTTGCAGTTGAGCATGATGTCGAAGAGGTATCGGTAACCCTAAATAATCACCGCCACAAAATTTATGCATTGCCTCAAATCTTGTTTTCCTGCAAAACACTGGTGAGTTTGCGCATATCCCGATGCTGTTTTTCGGTGTTTGGCACTGTGAATTGGTGTTCATTGAAGATATTGCGCATTGAACTTGCGGAGTTGAACGATGATGGGATGATGAGAGTTTTGAGTGGCAGCCCTGTTCTAGAGCTCCTTGAGTTGAAACGTTGCGTGGGCGTCAAGCACATCATTGTTGAATCAAAAAGTTTTAGAGAGTTGGTGATTGATTCTCATGAGTTTTATGGTCAAGCTTCCATGTTGAAAATTTCAGCTCCTCATCTTCTCAAATTGTGCCTATTGGGCAAGTCTCGAGGGGGAGAGTTTAGACTAGATGAAGTATCTTCCTTGATTGAGGCCGAgttaaattttgaaatgctcGATGAGGTTAAGGCTCGTGCCGATCTTCTCAAGGGGCTTCTCGAGAGGCTGCATAATGTCACGAAATTAGTGATGGGGAGCTGGTGCCTTCAG GCGCTGTCGCTAATGGAGGCGAGAGATATGTTTCTTCCATCCTTAAAATGTCGGCATCTGATATTACTCGGCGCAGCAGGCCATGAGGGAGTTCCTGAGGCTATAGCGAAAATACTCGAAAGTACGCGGCTCTTGGAGAAGTTATTCTTACAAATGACTTGCACACCCGATTCTGAG ATTGGGTTGAAGGCGGAGAGGGCAGGCTGTCGCGTCTTTGCtggagaagaattttggaattttgtaAAGTGGAGGATCTATCATTGTTTGATGCATCTCAGGCATGTTGAGATTGTTGATGGCGGTGCCAGTCTGCTGGCATGGGAACCTGTTCTTTCCCTGCTCAAGTTTCTCCTCCAGAATGCACTTTGGCTGGACAAAATAGTGATCGACAGTACCAATTCCAAATCATCCCAAGCATCTGAACCGTCACCGCTGCTTGAAGTGGCCCGGATTCTTCTGTCGCACCCAAAGTGTTCTCCAAGCGCCAAGGTCATTCTTAGATATCCTTTCCAAGGATGTCCGTCTGTGTAA
- the LOC104445339 gene encoding putative F-box/LRR-repeat protein At3g18150 isoform X1, with amino-acid sequence MVNANWRPTRPGGGGGGGTEAALDEGCWRAQLPPRSRERIVDKIPIFKGRYLKILSMETERQGTIPNALPFNSAGSSSEDSAVKRARLPSSNQDETQNAVDYISQLPDAIIFHIFSFLTTKDTIKTSVLSKQWRSTWTSNQYMSFSLPPGGSQKSKGFIAFVDSVLSRYTAKKLKRFLFDAPCPASMRFSLGWWPQLAVERDVEEVSASLDRWLQFAVEHDVEEVSVTLNNHRHKIYALPQILFSCKTLVSLRISRCCFSVFGTVNWCSLKILRIELAELNDDGMMRVLSGSPVLELLELKRCVGVKHIIVESKSFRELVIDSHEFYGQASMLKISAPHLLKLCLLGKSRGGEFRLDEVSSLIEAELNFEMLDEVKARADLLKGLLERLHNVTKLVMGSWCLQALSLMEARDMFLPSLKCRHLILLGAAGHEGVPEAIAKILESTRLLEKLFLQMTCTPDSEIGLKAERAGCRVFAGEEFWNFVKWRIYHCLMHLRHVEIVDGGASLLAWEPVLSLLKFLLQNALWLDKIVIDSTNSKSSQASEPSPLLEVARILLSHPKCSPSAKVILRYPFQGCPSV; translated from the exons ATGGTCAACGCTAACTGGAGGCCCACGCGGCCGGGTGGCGGAGGAGGCGGGGGCACCGAAGCTGCACTTGATGAAGGCTGTTGGAGGGCTCAGTTGCCGCCCCGATCACGGGAAAGGATTGTCGACAAGAT TCCTATTTTTAAAGGAAGATATCTGAAGATATTGTCAATGGAGACAGAGCGTCAGGGTACCATACCTAATGCTTTGCCATTTAACTCTGCTGGGAGTAGCAGTGAGGACTCGG CAGTCAAACGTGCACGATTACCTTCTTCTAATCAAGATGAAACCCAGAACGCGGTGGATTACATCAGCCAATTGCCTGATGCCATAATCTTTcatatcttctccttcttgaccACAAAAGACACCATCAAAACCAGTGTCTTGTCCAAGCAATGGCGTTCCACTTGGACCTCTAATCAGTATATGAGTTTCTCTTTGCCCCCTGGTGGTAGTCAGAAATCCAAGGGCTTCATTGCTTTTGTCGACTCAGTGCTGTCACGCTACACCGCAAAAAAGTTGAAAAGATTCCTCTTTGATGCTCCTTGTCCCGCCTCAATGCGGTTTAGTCTTGGTTGGTGGCCCCAGTTGGCAGTTGAGCGTGATGTTGAAGAGGTATCGGCAAGTCTTGATAGGTGGCTCCAGTTTGCAGTTGAGCATGATGTCGAAGAGGTATCGGTAACCCTAAATAATCACCGCCACAAAATTTATGCATTGCCTCAAATCTTGTTTTCCTGCAAAACACTGGTGAGTTTGCGCATATCCCGATGCTGTTTTTCGGTGTTTGGCACTGTGAATTGGTGTTCATTGAAGATATTGCGCATTGAACTTGCGGAGTTGAACGATGATGGGATGATGAGAGTTTTGAGTGGCAGCCCTGTTCTAGAGCTCCTTGAGTTGAAACGTTGCGTGGGCGTCAAGCACATCATTGTTGAATCAAAAAGTTTTAGAGAGTTGGTGATTGATTCTCATGAGTTTTATGGTCAAGCTTCCATGTTGAAAATTTCAGCTCCTCATCTTCTCAAATTGTGCCTATTGGGCAAGTCTCGAGGGGGAGAGTTTAGACTAGATGAAGTATCTTCCTTGATTGAGGCCGAgttaaattttgaaatgctcGATGAGGTTAAGGCTCGTGCCGATCTTCTCAAGGGGCTTCTCGAGAGGCTGCATAATGTCACGAAATTAGTGATGGGGAGCTGGTGCCTTCAG GCGCTGTCGCTAATGGAGGCGAGAGATATGTTTCTTCCATCCTTAAAATGTCGGCATCTGATATTACTCGGCGCAGCAGGCCATGAGGGAGTTCCTGAGGCTATAGCGAAAATACTCGAAAGTACGCGGCTCTTGGAGAAGTTATTCTTACAAATGACTTGCACACCCGATTCTGAG ATTGGGTTGAAGGCGGAGAGGGCAGGCTGTCGCGTCTTTGCtggagaagaattttggaattttgtaAAGTGGAGGATCTATCATTGTTTGATGCATCTCAGGCATGTTGAGATTGTTGATGGCGGTGCCAGTCTGCTGGCATGGGAACCTGTTCTTTCCCTGCTCAAGTTTCTCCTCCAGAATGCACTTTGGCTGGACAAAATAGTGATCGACAGTACCAATTCCAAATCATCCCAAGCATCTGAACCGTCACCGCTGCTTGAAGTGGCCCGGATTCTTCTGTCGCACCCAAAGTGTTCTCCAAGCGCCAAGGTCATTCTTAGATATCCTTTCCAAGGATGTCCGTCTGTGTAA
- the LOC104445339 gene encoding F-box/LRR-repeat protein At3g03360 isoform X6, with translation MVNANWRPTRPGGGGGGGTEAALDEGCWRAQLPPRSRERIVDKIPIFKGRYLKILSMETERQGTIPNALPFNSAGSSSEDSAVKRARLPSSNQDETQNAVDYISQLPDAIIFHIFSFLTTKDTIKTSVLSKQWRSTWTSNQYMSFSLPPGGSQKSKGFIAFVDSVLSRYTAKKLKRFLFDAPCPASMRFSLGWWPQLAVERDVEEVSASLDRWLQFAVEHDVEEALSLMEARDMFLPSLKCRHLILLGAAGHEGVPEAIAKILESTRLLEKLFLQMTCTPDSEIGLKAERAGCRVFAGEEFWNFVKWRIYHCLMHLRHVEIVDGGASLLAWEPVLSLLKFLLQNALWLDKIVIDSTNSKSSQASEPSPLLEVARILLSHPKCSPSAKVILRYPFQGCPSV, from the exons ATGGTCAACGCTAACTGGAGGCCCACGCGGCCGGGTGGCGGAGGAGGCGGGGGCACCGAAGCTGCACTTGATGAAGGCTGTTGGAGGGCTCAGTTGCCGCCCCGATCACGGGAAAGGATTGTCGACAAGAT TCCTATTTTTAAAGGAAGATATCTGAAGATATTGTCAATGGAGACAGAGCGTCAGGGTACCATACCTAATGCTTTGCCATTTAACTCTGCTGGGAGTAGCAGTGAGGACTCGG CAGTCAAACGTGCACGATTACCTTCTTCTAATCAAGATGAAACCCAGAACGCGGTGGATTACATCAGCCAATTGCCTGATGCCATAATCTTTcatatcttctccttcttgaccACAAAAGACACCATCAAAACCAGTGTCTTGTCCAAGCAATGGCGTTCCACTTGGACCTCTAATCAGTATATGAGTTTCTCTTTGCCCCCTGGTGGTAGTCAGAAATCCAAGGGCTTCATTGCTTTTGTCGACTCAGTGCTGTCACGCTACACCGCAAAAAAGTTGAAAAGATTCCTCTTTGATGCTCCTTGTCCCGCCTCAATGCGGTTTAGTCTTGGTTGGTGGCCCCAGTTGGCAGTTGAGCGTGATGTTGAAGAGGTATCGGCAAGTCTTGATAGGTGGCTCCAGTTTGCAGTTGAGCATGATGTCGAAGAG GCGCTGTCGCTAATGGAGGCGAGAGATATGTTTCTTCCATCCTTAAAATGTCGGCATCTGATATTACTCGGCGCAGCAGGCCATGAGGGAGTTCCTGAGGCTATAGCGAAAATACTCGAAAGTACGCGGCTCTTGGAGAAGTTATTCTTACAAATGACTTGCACACCCGATTCTGAG ATTGGGTTGAAGGCGGAGAGGGCAGGCTGTCGCGTCTTTGCtggagaagaattttggaattttgtaAAGTGGAGGATCTATCATTGTTTGATGCATCTCAGGCATGTTGAGATTGTTGATGGCGGTGCCAGTCTGCTGGCATGGGAACCTGTTCTTTCCCTGCTCAAGTTTCTCCTCCAGAATGCACTTTGGCTGGACAAAATAGTGATCGACAGTACCAATTCCAAATCATCCCAAGCATCTGAACCGTCACCGCTGCTTGAAGTGGCCCGGATTCTTCTGTCGCACCCAAAGTGTTCTCCAAGCGCCAAGGTCATTCTTAGATATCCTTTCCAAGGATGTCCGTCTGTGTAA
- the LOC104445339 gene encoding F-box/LRR-repeat protein At5g02910 isoform X4, with the protein METERQGTIPNALPFNSAGSSSEDSVKRARLPSSNQDETQNAVDYISQLPDAIIFHIFSFLTTKDTIKTSVLSKQWRSTWTSNQYMSFSLPPGGSQKSKGFIAFVDSVLSRYTAKKLKRFLFDAPCPASMRFSLGWWPQLAVERDVEEVSASLDRWLQFAVEHDVEEVSVTLNNHRHKIYALPQILFSCKTLVSLRISRCCFSVFGTVNWCSLKILRIELAELNDDGMMRVLSGSPVLELLELKRCVGVKHIIVESKSFRELVIDSHEFYGQASMLKISAPHLLKLCLLGKSRGGEFRLDEVSSLIEAELNFEMLDEVKARADLLKGLLERLHNVTKLVMGSWCLQALSLMEARDMFLPSLKCRHLILLGAAGHEGVPEAIAKILESTRLLEKLFLQMTCTPDSEIGLKAERAGCRVFAGEEFWNFVKWRIYHCLMHLRHVEIVDGGASLLAWEPVLSLLKFLLQNALWLDKIVIDSTNSKSSQASEPSPLLEVARILLSHPKCSPSAKVILRYPFQGCPSV; encoded by the exons ATGGAGACAGAGCGTCAGGGTACCATACCTAATGCTTTGCCATTTAACTCTGCTGGGAGTAGCAGTGAGGACTCGG TCAAACGTGCACGATTACCTTCTTCTAATCAAGATGAAACCCAGAACGCGGTGGATTACATCAGCCAATTGCCTGATGCCATAATCTTTcatatcttctccttcttgaccACAAAAGACACCATCAAAACCAGTGTCTTGTCCAAGCAATGGCGTTCCACTTGGACCTCTAATCAGTATATGAGTTTCTCTTTGCCCCCTGGTGGTAGTCAGAAATCCAAGGGCTTCATTGCTTTTGTCGACTCAGTGCTGTCACGCTACACCGCAAAAAAGTTGAAAAGATTCCTCTTTGATGCTCCTTGTCCCGCCTCAATGCGGTTTAGTCTTGGTTGGTGGCCCCAGTTGGCAGTTGAGCGTGATGTTGAAGAGGTATCGGCAAGTCTTGATAGGTGGCTCCAGTTTGCAGTTGAGCATGATGTCGAAGAGGTATCGGTAACCCTAAATAATCACCGCCACAAAATTTATGCATTGCCTCAAATCTTGTTTTCCTGCAAAACACTGGTGAGTTTGCGCATATCCCGATGCTGTTTTTCGGTGTTTGGCACTGTGAATTGGTGTTCATTGAAGATATTGCGCATTGAACTTGCGGAGTTGAACGATGATGGGATGATGAGAGTTTTGAGTGGCAGCCCTGTTCTAGAGCTCCTTGAGTTGAAACGTTGCGTGGGCGTCAAGCACATCATTGTTGAATCAAAAAGTTTTAGAGAGTTGGTGATTGATTCTCATGAGTTTTATGGTCAAGCTTCCATGTTGAAAATTTCAGCTCCTCATCTTCTCAAATTGTGCCTATTGGGCAAGTCTCGAGGGGGAGAGTTTAGACTAGATGAAGTATCTTCCTTGATTGAGGCCGAgttaaattttgaaatgctcGATGAGGTTAAGGCTCGTGCCGATCTTCTCAAGGGGCTTCTCGAGAGGCTGCATAATGTCACGAAATTAGTGATGGGGAGCTGGTGCCTTCAG GCGCTGTCGCTAATGGAGGCGAGAGATATGTTTCTTCCATCCTTAAAATGTCGGCATCTGATATTACTCGGCGCAGCAGGCCATGAGGGAGTTCCTGAGGCTATAGCGAAAATACTCGAAAGTACGCGGCTCTTGGAGAAGTTATTCTTACAAATGACTTGCACACCCGATTCTGAG ATTGGGTTGAAGGCGGAGAGGGCAGGCTGTCGCGTCTTTGCtggagaagaattttggaattttgtaAAGTGGAGGATCTATCATTGTTTGATGCATCTCAGGCATGTTGAGATTGTTGATGGCGGTGCCAGTCTGCTGGCATGGGAACCTGTTCTTTCCCTGCTCAAGTTTCTCCTCCAGAATGCACTTTGGCTGGACAAAATAGTGATCGACAGTACCAATTCCAAATCATCCCAAGCATCTGAACCGTCACCGCTGCTTGAAGTGGCCCGGATTCTTCTGTCGCACCCAAAGTGTTCTCCAAGCGCCAAGGTCATTCTTAGATATCCTTTCCAAGGATGTCCGTCTGTGTAA